One Perca flavescens isolate YP-PL-M2 chromosome 14, PFLA_1.0, whole genome shotgun sequence genomic window carries:
- the LOC114567975 gene encoding major histocompatibility complex class I-related gene protein: MKKFLLLLLFCHVSSPVKHSLKFFITVSSGVSNFPEYVGAAVVDELLTGDCDTNKNIVEPKQDWMKTILENNPQQLEFYTQRCFEVESIFFKATIDNFKQRFNQSGGVHILQRMVGCEWEDETGEVNGFMQFGYDGEDFLAFDLKTSTWIAAKPQAVIIKQRWDAEISRIKFNQNFFTEICPEWLKMYVDYGKSFLLRKGLPSLSLLQKSPSSPVSCHATGFYPDRAMMFWRKDGEELHEDVDHGEILPNHDGSFQMSVDLDLSSVPAEDWRRYDCVFHLSGVEDDIVTKLDKAEIRTNRGKTGIGSD, encoded by the exons ATGAAAAAGTTCCTGTTGTTGCTTCTCTTCTGTCACGTCTCATCTCCAG TGAAACACTCACTCAAGTTTTTCATCACTGTATCTTCTGGAGTCTCAAACTTCCCAGAGTATGTTGGTGCTGCAGTGGTGGATGAACTTCTGACGGGTGACTGCGACACCAACAAAAACATAGTAGAACCAAAACAGGACTGGATGAAAACAATTTTAGAAAACAATCCTCAGCAGTTGGAGTTTTACACTCAAAGATGTTTTGAGGTTGAGTCAATCTTCTTCAAAGCCACAATAGATAACTTCAAGCAGCGCTTCAACCAAAGTGGAG gtgtcCACATTCTCCAGAGGATGGTTGGCTGTGAGTGGGAAGATGAGACTGGAGAGGTCAATGGTTTTATGCAGTTTGGTTATGATGGAGAAGACTTCCTAGCATTCGACCTGAAGACATCGACATGGATCGCTGCAAAACCACAGGCTGTCATCATCAAACAAAGATGGGATGCTGAGATATCTAGAATAAAATTCAATCAGAATTTCTTCACTGAGATTTGTCCTGAATGGCTGAAGATGTATGTGGACTACGGCAAGAGCTTTCTGCTGAGAAAAG gtctTCCCTCACTGTCTCTCCTCCAGAAGTCTCCCTCCTCTCCAGTCAGCTGCCACGCTACAGGTTTCTACCCTGACAGAGCCATGATGTTCTGGAGGAAAGATGGAGAGGAGCTTCATGAGGACGTGGACCACGGAGAGATCCTCCCCAACCACGATGGATCCTTCCAGATGAGTGTTGACCTGGACCTTTCATCAGTCCCAGCTGAAGACTGGAGGAGGTACGACTGTGTGTTTCATCTCTCTGGTGTGGAGGACGACATCGTCACCAAACTGGACAAAGCAGAGATCAGGACCAACAGAGGTAAGACTGGAATAGGAAGTGACTGA